One genomic region from Equus caballus isolate H_3958 breed thoroughbred chromosome 4, TB-T2T, whole genome shotgun sequence encodes:
- the DNAJC2 gene encoding dnaJ homolog subfamily C member 2 isoform X3: MVLKHHPDKRKAAGEPIKEGDNDYFTCITKAYEMLSDPVKRRAFNSVDPTFDNSVPSKSEAKDNFFEVFSPVFERNSRWSNKKNVPKLGDMNSSFEDVDAFYSFWYNFDSWREFSYLDEEEKEKAECRDERRWIEKQNKATRAQRKKEEMNRIRTLVDNAYSCDPRIKKFKEEEKAKKEAEKKAKAEAKRKEQEAKEKQRQAELEAARLAKEKEEEEVRQQALLAKKEKDIQKKAIKKERQKLRNSCKTWNHFSDSEAERVKMMEEVEKLCDRLELASLQCLNETLTSSTKEAGKAALEKQIEEINEQIRKEKEEAEARMRQASKNAEKSTGGGGNSSKNWSEDDLQLLIKAVNLFPAGTNSRWEVIANYMNIHSSSGVKRTAKDVISKAKSLQKLDPHQKDDINRKAFDKFKKEHGVVPQADNATPSERFEGPGTDFTPWTTEEQKLLEQALKTYPVNTPERWEKIAEAVPGRTKKDCMKRYKELVEMVKAKKAAQEQVLNASRAKK, encoded by the exons CTTATGAAATGTTATCTGATCCAGTGAAAAGACGAGCATTTAACAGTGTAGATCCTACTTTTGATAACTCTGTTCCTTCCAAAAGTGAAGCAAAGGACAATTTCTTCGAAGTGTTTTCCCCAGTGTTCGAGAGGAATTCCAG atggtcaaataaaaaaaatgttcctAAACTTGGTGATATGAATTCATCATTTGAAGATGTAgatgcattttattctttctg GTATAATTTTGATTCTTGGAGAGAATTTTCTTATttagatgaagaagaaaaagaaaaagcagaatg tcGTGATGAGAGGAGATGGATTGAAAAGCAGAACAAAGCAACAAgggcacaaaggaaaaaagaggaaatgaacagaataAGAACATTAGTTG ACAATGCATATAGCTGTGATccaagaataaaaaaatttaaagaagaagaaaaagccaagaaagaagcagaaaagaaagcaaaagcagaagcaaaacGGAAGGAGCAAGAAgctaaagaaaaa CAAAGACAAGCTGAATTAGAAGCTGCTCGGTTagctaaagagaaggaagaagaggaggttaGACAACAAGCATTATtggcaaagaaggaaaaagatatccAGAAAAAGGCCATTAAAAAGGAAAGGCAAAAACTTCGAAACTCGTGCAAG ACCTGGAACCACTTTTCTGACAGCGAGGCAGAGCGGGTTAAAATGATGGAAGAAGTGGAAAAGCTTTGTGATCGGCTTGAACTAGCAAG CTTACAGTGCTTGAATGAAACACTCACCTCCTCCACAAAAGAAGCAGGGAAGGCTGCTCTGGAAAAACAG atagaagaaataaatgagcaaattagaaaagagaaagaggaagctgaggctcgtATGCGACAAGCGTCTAAGAATGCGGAGAAGTCAACTGGTGGAGGTGGAAACAGCAGTAAAAACTGGTCAGAAGATGATCTACAGTTACTAATTAAAGCTGTGAACCTCTTCCCTGCGGGGACAAACTCAAG ATGGGAAGTTATTGCTAATTACATGAACATACATTCTTCTTCTGGAGTCAAGAGAACCGCCAAAGACGTTATTAGCAAAGCAAAGAGTCTTCAAAAACTTG acCCTCATCAAAAAGATGACATAAACAGAAAAGCTTTTGATAAGTTTAAGAAAGAACATGGAGTGGTGCCTCAGGCAGACAACGCAACACCGTCAGAACGATTCGAAG GTCCAGGCACAGATTTCACCCCTTGGACAACAGAAGAACAGAAGCTTTTGGAACAAGCTTTGAAAACGTACCCAGTAAATACACCCGAGAGATGGGAGAAAATAGCAGAAGCCGTGCCTGGCAGGACAAAGAAGGACTGCATGAAACGATATAAG GAACTTGTCGAGATGGTAAAAGCCAAGAAAGCTGCTCAAGAGCAAGTGCTGAACGCAAGTAGAGCCAAGAAATGA